The following coding sequences are from one Thermostaphylospora chromogena window:
- a CDS encoding trypco2 family protein, producing the protein MPKGAAMARIGLAAAIEELRQELYLAQERGSQQQFAFQIEEAELELLLELRNDVSGDGKLQFGVVTAGGGGAHSSVRGHKLTLKLRVKDRAAGGTSPEIGHGRSGSWEDEV; encoded by the coding sequence ATGCCGAAGGGAGCAGCCATGGCGAGGATCGGGTTGGCCGCGGCCATCGAGGAGTTACGGCAGGAGCTCTACCTGGCCCAGGAGCGGGGTTCGCAGCAGCAGTTCGCCTTTCAGATCGAAGAGGCCGAGTTGGAGCTGCTGCTGGAGTTGCGCAACGACGTCAGCGGCGACGGGAAGCTGCAGTTCGGGGTCGTGACCGCGGGCGGAGGCGGGGCGCACTCCTCGGTACGCGGGCACAAGCTGACGCTGAAACTGCGGGTCAAGGATCGAGCGGCGGGCGGAACCAGCCCTGAGATCGGTCACGGACGGTCCGGTTCCTGGGAGGACGAGGTCTGA
- a CDS encoding HAD hydrolase family protein: protein MRYHLLACDYDETLATGGRVAEDTVHALERLSRAGVKLVLVTGRELDDLFRVFPHPRLFSLIVAENGAVLYDPHQRTHETLAPPPPAELAGRLREEGVTPLGVGHVIVATREPYDVNVLAAVRELGLELQVIYNKGAVMVLPSGVNKATGLAAAAGRLGLSMRSAVGVGDAENDHAFLAAVECGVAVANALPTLKERCDLTLSRERGDGVVELAGMMLSGKLDAIPVPRRHVLLGHRDGREVRLPPYGVGLLVSGPSGSGKSTVTAALLERLLDGGYQCVVIDPEGDYAEHPGLTVLGDPDRVPGVEQVLELLEQPDMSLAVNLIGMPLRDRPGYFAELLPRLAALRARVGHPHWLVVDEAHHLMPAELREGPLSQAGDIGSIALITVHPEAVSPAARALVTAVVAVGADLTEPLAAFARAQNLDPPLIQPASSGDIALWELDERAARRFDLKLAQVERTRHRRKYAAGTMSKDKSFYFTGPEERLNLRARNLHTFVELARGVDDDTWLHHLRRGDYSRWIRESLGDDELADEVARVEGRDADAPDRTRERIARLVAERYTLPAEPTDYDPDHR, encoded by the coding sequence ATGCGCTACCACCTGCTCGCCTGCGACTACGACGAGACCCTGGCCACGGGCGGCCGGGTCGCCGAAGACACCGTCCACGCCCTGGAACGGCTGTCCCGGGCCGGAGTGAAGCTCGTGCTGGTCACCGGCCGTGAACTCGACGACCTGTTCCGGGTCTTCCCGCACCCGAGACTGTTCTCGCTCATCGTGGCGGAGAACGGCGCCGTGCTGTACGACCCGCACCAGCGCACCCACGAGACGCTGGCCCCTCCGCCGCCCGCCGAACTGGCCGGCAGGCTGCGGGAGGAAGGCGTCACCCCGCTGGGCGTCGGGCACGTCATCGTCGCCACGCGCGAGCCGTACGACGTCAACGTGCTCGCGGCAGTCCGCGAACTGGGCCTGGAACTCCAGGTGATCTACAACAAGGGCGCGGTCATGGTGCTGCCGTCGGGTGTGAACAAGGCGACCGGCCTGGCCGCCGCCGCCGGACGCCTGGGCCTGTCCATGCGCAGCGCGGTGGGTGTGGGCGACGCGGAGAACGACCACGCCTTCCTGGCGGCCGTGGAATGCGGCGTGGCCGTGGCCAACGCGCTGCCGACGCTGAAGGAGCGCTGCGACCTGACGCTCAGCCGGGAGCGCGGCGACGGCGTGGTCGAACTCGCCGGGATGATGCTGTCGGGGAAGCTGGACGCGATACCGGTGCCGCGCCGGCACGTGCTGCTCGGCCACCGCGACGGCCGGGAGGTCCGGCTGCCCCCCTACGGTGTGGGACTGCTGGTGTCCGGGCCGTCGGGCAGCGGAAAGTCCACGGTCACCGCGGCGCTGCTGGAACGGCTGCTCGACGGCGGCTACCAGTGCGTGGTCATCGACCCCGAGGGTGATTACGCCGAGCATCCGGGCCTCACCGTGCTGGGCGACCCCGACCGGGTGCCCGGCGTGGAGCAGGTCCTGGAACTGCTGGAGCAGCCGGACATGAGCCTGGCGGTCAACCTGATCGGCATGCCGCTGCGCGACCGTCCCGGCTACTTCGCCGAGCTGCTGCCCCGCCTGGCCGCGCTCCGCGCCCGGGTGGGCCACCCCCACTGGCTCGTGGTGGACGAGGCGCACCACCTCATGCCGGCGGAGCTGCGCGAGGGGCCGCTCAGCCAGGCGGGAGACATCGGCTCGATCGCCCTGATCACGGTGCACCCCGAAGCGGTGAGCCCGGCCGCGCGCGCCCTCGTCACAGCGGTCGTCGCCGTGGGCGCGGACCTGACCGAGCCGCTGGCCGCCTTCGCACGGGCGCAGAACCTCGACCCGCCCCTAATCCAGCCGGCGTCCTCGGGCGACATCGCGCTGTGGGAGCTGGACGAGCGGGCGGCGCGCCGGTTCGACCTGAAGCTCGCCCAGGTCGAACGGACCCGGCACCGGCGCAAGTACGCCGCGGGCACCATGTCCAAGGACAAGAGTTTCTACTTCACCGGGCCCGAGGAGCGGCTCAACCTGCGGGCGCGTAACCTCCACACCTTCGTCGAGCTCGCTCGGGGCGTCGACGACGACACCTGGCTGCACCATCTACGCCGGGGCGACTACTCGCGCTGGATCAGGGAGAGCCTGGGCGACGACGAGCTGGCCGACGAGGTCGCCCGGGTCGAGGGGCGGGACGCGGACGCCCCGGACCGGACCAGGGAGCGGATCGCCCGGCTCGTCGCGGAGCGTTACACCCTCCCCGCCGAGCCGACGGACTACGACCCCGACCACCGCTGA
- a CDS encoding AAA family ATPase encodes MTEAAEPTPVETGRLERALFEVKRIIVGQDRMIERLFVAVLARGHCLLEGVPGIAKTLAADTVASVVGGTFARIQFTPDLVPADIVGTRVYRPSTESFNIELGPIMANIVLADEINRAPAKVQSALLEVMAERHVSIGGQTYPVPAPFLVLATQNPIESEGVYHLPEAQRDRFLLKVDVGYPSESEELAILYRMSVDPPRPQRILSPRELLELQDAAERVFVHHAVAEYVVRLVYATREPERFGLPDIAGTLAFGASPRATLGLVAAARALALLRGRQYVLPEDVRDIALDVIAHRLVLSFDGLADNVRPADIVNRVLEAVPQPQIAPHHREAA; translated from the coding sequence GTGACCGAGGCGGCGGAGCCGACCCCGGTCGAGACCGGGCGGCTGGAACGGGCGCTGTTCGAGGTCAAGCGGATCATCGTGGGCCAGGACCGGATGATCGAGCGGCTGTTCGTGGCGGTCCTCGCCCGCGGCCACTGCCTGCTCGAAGGCGTCCCCGGCATCGCCAAGACACTCGCGGCCGACACCGTCGCCTCGGTCGTGGGCGGCACGTTCGCCCGCATCCAGTTCACCCCCGACCTGGTGCCCGCCGACATCGTCGGCACCCGCGTCTACCGCCCCTCCACCGAGAGCTTCAACATCGAACTGGGCCCGATCATGGCGAACATCGTGCTCGCCGACGAGATCAACCGGGCCCCGGCGAAGGTGCAGTCGGCGCTGCTGGAGGTCATGGCGGAGCGGCACGTCAGCATCGGCGGCCAGACCTACCCCGTGCCCGCGCCGTTCCTGGTGCTGGCCACCCAGAACCCGATCGAATCCGAGGGCGTCTACCACCTGCCGGAGGCGCAGCGGGACAGGTTCCTGCTCAAGGTGGACGTCGGCTATCCGAGCGAGTCGGAGGAGCTGGCGATCCTCTACCGGATGAGCGTGGACCCGCCCCGCCCGCAGCGCATCCTGTCCCCTCGAGAGCTGCTGGAGCTGCAGGACGCGGCCGAGCGGGTGTTCGTCCACCACGCGGTGGCCGAGTACGTCGTCCGCCTCGTCTACGCCACGCGCGAACCGGAACGGTTCGGCCTGCCGGACATCGCGGGCACGCTGGCCTTCGGCGCCAGCCCGCGCGCCACGCTCGGCCTGGTGGCGGCGGCCCGCGCGCTCGCCCTGCTGCGGGGACGGCAGTACGTCCTCCCCGAGGACGTGCGGGACATCGCCCTGGACGTCATCGCCCACCGGCTCGTGCTGTCCTTCGACGGGCTGGCGGACAACGTGCGCCCCGCCGACATCGTCAACCGGGTGCTGGAGGCCGTGCCGCAACCCCAGATCGCGCCGCACCACAGGGAGGCGGCCTGA